One window of Quercus robur chromosome 12, dhQueRobu3.1, whole genome shotgun sequence genomic DNA carries:
- the LOC126710294 gene encoding lysophospholipid acyltransferase 1, which translates to MELQLDSMAGAIGVSVPVLRFLLCFVTTIPVSFLWRFVPGRLAKHLYSAVSGFLLSYLSFGFSSNLHFLVPMLLGYASMVLFRSRCGVLTFFLGFGYLIGCHVYYMSGDAWKEGGIDATGALMVLTLKVISCAINYNDGLLKEEGLSETQKKNRLIKLPSLIEYFGYCLSCGSHFAGPVYEMKDYLDWTEGKGIWSHSENGPSPSPYGAMVRALLQAAFCMALYLYLVPQHPLSRFTDPIYQGWGFWKRLSYQFMAGFTARWKYYFIWSISEASIIISGLGFTGWTESSPPKPCWDRAKNVDILGVEFAKSAVELPLVWNIQVSTWLRRYVYERLVPKGKKAGFFQLLATQTVSAVWHGLYPGYIIFFVQSALMIAGSRVIYRWQQAIPPTMGLFKKILVFLNFAYTVLVLNYSCVGFMVLSLHETIASYGSVYFIGTIVPIVLILLGYIIRPAKPVRSKARKEQ; encoded by the exons ATGGAGCTGCAACTGGATTCCATGGCGGGAGCGATCGGTGTGTCGGTCCCGGTGCTTAGGTTCCTCCTATGCTTCGTGACCACCATACCCGTGAGCTTCCTCTGGCGATTCGTTCCGGGTCGACTCGCCAAGCACCTGTACTCGGCCGTGTCAGGCTTTCTTCTATCCTATCTTTCATTTGGGTTCTCTTCGAATCTTCATTTTTTGGTCCCCATGTTGTTGGGTTACGCTTCGATGGTGCTATTTCGCTCGCGATGTGGGGTTCTCACGTTCTTCTTGGGATTTGGATATCTTATTGGCTG CCATGTCTATTACATGAGTGGTGATGCATGGAAGGAAGGAGGTATTGATGCCACAG GAGCCCTGATGGTGTTAACACTGAAAGTCATTTCCTGTGCAATAAATTACAATGATGGGCTATTAAAAGAGGAAGGATTGAGTGAGACGCAGAAGAAAAATCGGTTGATTAAGTTGCCCTCATTGATTGAGTACTTTGGTTACTGCCTCAGCTGTGGTAGTCACTTTGCAGGTCCAGTTTATGAAATGAAGGATTATCTTGACTGGACTGAAGGAAAGGGG ATTTGGAGCCATTCAGAGAATGGACCCTCACCATCACCATACGGGGCAATGGTTCGAGCCCTTCTTCAAGCTGCTTTTTGCATGGCCTTGTATCTGTATCTGGTACCTCAGCATCCTTTGTCCCGGTTTACCGATCCCATATACCAAGGATGGGGATTCTGGAAACGGTTGAGTTACCAATTCATGGCTGGCTTTACAGCACGCTGGAAATATTACTTCATCTGGTCAATTTCAGAAGCCTCTATTATTATTTCTGGCTTGGGTTTTACTGGATGGACAGAATCTTCTCCACCAAAGCCATGCTGGGACCGTGCCAAAAATGTTGACATTCTAGGTGTCGAGTTCGCAAAGAGTGCAGTCGAATTGCCACTTGTGTGGAATATCCAAGTCAGCACCTGGTTGCGTCGTT ATGTTTATGAGAGACTCGTTCCGAAGGGCAAGAAGGCTGGTTTCTTTCAGTTGCTGGCTACACAGACTGTCAGTGCTGTTTGGCAT GGATTATATCCTGGATACATCATCTTCTTTGTTCAGTCAGCATTGATGATTGCTGGTTCAAGAG TCATTTACAGATGGCAGCAAGCTATTCCTCCAACTATGGGTCTGTTTAAGAAGATACTTGTGTTTTTGAACTTTGCTTACACAGTTTTGGTTCTGAACTACTCCTGTGTTGGTTTCATG GTGCTAAGCCTGCATGAAACAATCGCCTCGTATGGGAGCGTATATTTTATTGGAACCATCGTTCCCATAGTATTGATCCTCCTAGGTTACATAATTAGACCTGCAAAGCCTGTCAGATCTAAAGCTCGGAAAGAACAGTAA